Below is a window of Leifsonia sp. NPDC080035 DNA.
AAGAAGAAGCAGACCAAGCGGGCGACCATGCGCCTGGTCTACATCGACTTCTGGTCGGCGCTGAAGATGTCGTTCCTGGTCAGCCTCGTGCTCGCCGTGATCACCGTCGTCCTCGCGCTCCTGTTCTGGGAGGCGCTCGACCGCCTCGGCGTCGTCAAGACCGTCAGCGACCTGCTGGAGAGCATCGCCGGCGACCAGGGCACATCGCTCGTCTCCGGCCTGACGTTCCCGAACGTGATGACATTCACGCTCGTCGTCGCGCTGCTGGAGGTGTTCGTCGTCTCCGCGCTCGGCGCCATCTTCGCCGCCCTGTTCAACCTCGCGACCACCGCCGTGGGCGGCTGGAAGGTCACCTTCGGGAGCGACTGAGCTCCAGCCCACCGACGAACAGGCCGACACCGAACGCGAACTCGGCCGCGGGGTCGTCGTCCTCGGCCGGCGCAGCGCCCGCATCGGAGAGCACACCGATCGAGTCGTACTGCATCCGCTGCTGCTCGTGCGAGACGTGGCCGAGCACGAAGTGCAGGAGCGCGGTGGCGGCGCGGCCCGAGGTCGCGTCGTCGAACCCGCCCGCGGCGACGGCGGCGGCGAGCCGGTCGTGCGCGAGCGTCGAGCCGAGGCCGAGCGCGAGCGTACTGGCAACGACCTCGGCGCCGTCGCGGTAGGCGAGCAGCGCATCCCGCAGCGCCGCGGCCTCGGCACGCACGCCGGACATCCCGTCGCCCGGAACGGCAGCGGCGCTGTCCGCGGGTGCGGCGACGCGGCGCACGGCGGCCTGCGCGACGATCCGGTCGGCCAGCTCGGCGAGCAGCGTCTGCTTGTTGGGGAAGTGCCAGTACAGCGCGCTCGGCTGCACGTCGAGCGCGGCGGCGAGCCGGCGCATCGTCAAGTCGGGGAGACCGTAATCGTCGAGGATGCGCAGGGCCGTCAGCGCGACATCGTCGCGGGTGTGCCTGCGGCCGCTTTCGTTTCCCGTCACGTCATCACTATAGTGAACACCGTTCAGGTGAACAGTGTTCAGGTGTAACCGACGAAGGAATCCCGATGACCACCTCCCCCGCTCCCGCCGGCCGCACGCGCCTCCGGCGACTGGACGCCACCGACCTCGCGCGCGTGGCGGTCTTCGCCGCAGTCGTCGCGGTGCTCGGCCTCCCCGGCGGTTTCACCGTCTTCGGCTCGGTGCCCATCACCGCTCAGACGCTGGGTGTGATGCTGGCGGGCGCGATCCTCGGGCCCTGGCTCGGCGCGCTGTCGATGACGGTCCTGCTCGCGCTCGTCGCGGTCGGGCTGCCGCTGCTGGCCGGCGGCCGCGGGGGCATCGGCGTGTTCGTCGGCCCCTCGGCAGGCTACGCGCTCGGCTGGATCGTCGGCGCGCTCGTCATCGGGCTGATCGTGCACGCCGGCGGACGCAAGCCCGCGCCCTGGCGGACCGCGCTGGGCATCGCCGTCGGCGGCATCCTGGTGATCTACGCCGTCGGCATCCCGGTGCAGAGCCTCGTCACCCGCCTGCCGCTCGGCCCGACCGCGCTCAGCAGCCTGGTCTTCGTGCCGGGCGACATCGTGAAGGCAGTCATCGCCACCGCGATCGTCACGACGCTCGTGCGCGCCTACCCGCGGGCCTTCCGCCGGGTCTGGGCGGTTCGGCCGGCCGAGGTGCCGGCGCGGGACGCCGCGCCCGTGCCGTGATCGTCGTCATCGACCCCGCCGAGGGGGGCCTGCTGGAGCGGCTGCGGGCGGTCAGAGCCGCCGGGGACGCACCCCTCGTCGGCGACCCGCGCTGGCCGGCCGCGCAGTGGGACGCGGTCCGCGCGACCGCCGCGGCCGCGCGTCCCGGGCACGACATCGGCTGGGCGACGCTGACCTCGGGGAGCAGCGGATCCCCGCGGATGGTGCTGCGCACCGAGGAGTCGTGGGCCGCGTCGTACCACGCGGTTTCCGGCTACCTTCGTGCGGCCGCCGGCGGCACGGTCGCGCTGCCCGCACCGCCCGCGTCCTCTCTGACGCTGTTCTCGCTCGCGCACGCTCTCGGCGGCGGCCCCCGGCCGCTGCTCGGCGCGGTGGACGACGCCGCCACCTGCCTGCACGGGACACCGCAGGCGCTGCGCGCCGTCCTCGATCGCGGCGTCCCCTGCGGGCTGCGGTCCGCTCTGGTCGGCGGTTCGCACCTCGATGGTGCCCTCCGCGCCCACGCGGACGCCGCCGGCATCCGCGTGACCTCCTACTACGGCGCGGCGGAGCTGTCGTTCGTCGCGGTGGACGAGGGCGACGGGCTGCGCGCGTTCCCCGGAGTCGAGCTCCGCATCCACGACGGCGTGCTCTGGGTGCGCTCCCCGTACATCGCCGCCGGATACGCGAGGGGCGACGGCTCCGGGCCGCTCCGCCGGGACGGCGAATGGGCGTCGGTCGGCGACCGCGCCGCCCTCGACGGCGGACGCCTCCGGCTGCTCGGGCGAGCGGACGACGCCATCCTGAGCGCGTCGGCGACCATCGTGCCCGAGGAGGTGGAGGCGGTGCTGCGCGCCGTACCCGGCGTGCGCGACGTCCTGGTGTTCGGGCTGCCGCGCGAACCGGTCGGCGCGCTGGTCGCCGCGCTCGTCGAGGCGGACGGCGTGGTCCCGCTCCCGGAGCTCCGCGCCGCCGCCGCCGCACGGCTGTCGCCAGCGCACCGGCCGCGACGGTGGTACGCCGGACCGCTGCCGCGCACCTCCTCGGGCAAGCCGGCCCGGGCGGAGGCCGCACGGCTCGCGACCGACGGGCAGGTGGACCGTGTCGGCTCCTGACGTGCGCAGCGCTCCCGTGATCGTGGCCGCCCGCCGCACTCCGATCGGAACGCGCGGGCGGGCGCTGGCGTCCCTCGATGTCGCTGCGCTGGCCGCGCCCGTCGTCCGGGCCGCGATCGCCGACGCTGAGGACGCGCTGAGCCTCCCCGTCGACGTCGCCGACGTGGTGCTCGGCAACTGCATGGGGCCAGGCGGCAACCCGGCCAGGATCGCCGGCCTCGCCGCCGGGCTCGGCGTCGGTGTGCCCGGCGCCACCGTCGATCGGCAGTGCGGGAGCGGCCTCGCCGCCGTCCTGGACGCCGCGGCCGCCATCGCCGCGGGGGACGAACGCCCGCGCGTGGCCGGGGGCGTCGAGAGCGCATCCACGGCGCCGGTCCGCTCGATCGACGGCGTGCCGTACGAGCGGGCGCCGTTCGCGCCGGCCGGGTTCGCCGACCCCGACATGACCCGCGCGGCGGAGGACCTGGCCGTGGCCGACGGCATCCCCCGTTCGCGGCAGGACGCGCACGCGGCGCGCAGTCACGCGAGGGCACGGGCGGCCCTCGCCGCCGGCCGGTTCGCGGCGGAGCTCGTGCCCGTCGGGACGCTGCGCGCCGACGACGCGATCGGCGGCGCCGAGCCGCACCTCGCCCGGCTGCCCGCGCTGTTCCCCGATGGCACGCTGACCGCGGGGACGGCGACCCGTATCGGCGACGGCGCGGCGGCGGTTCTCGTCGTCCCGGCGGGCACGGCCGGTGCGGCGCGCGCGCCGGGCCTCGCCCTCCGCGCCTCCGCCGTCGTCGGCTGCGACCCCGCGCTCCCCGGCATCGGGGCCGCGCCGGCCGTGCTCGCTGCCCTGGAACGGGCGGGCGTCGGCATCGGCGATGTCGCCGCCTTCGAGATCGTCGAGGCCTTCGCCGCCCAGAGCCTCGCGGTGCTGGACCGGCTCGGTATCGCGGACGACGACGCCCGGGTGTGCGCGGACGGCGGGGCGCTCGCCCTCGGCCACCCGTGGGGCGCGAGCGGGGCGGTGTCGGTGGTCCGGCTGTTCAGCCGGCTGGTGCGCGCGGGCGCCCCGGCCGGCACGCTCGGCGTCGCTGCGGCCTCGGTGGGTGGCGGGATGGGCGTCGCGGCGGTGCTCGAGGTCGTCCGGTGAGCGGCGGTGCGGGGCTGCGACTGCGGGACGTGCGCGTGCGGCTGGGCGACGCCGACATCCTGAACGGCGTCTCGCTCGAGCTGGATGCGCGCACGGTCGCGGTGGTCGGCGAGAACGGCTCCGGCAAGTCGACGTTCGCCCGGCTGCTCGGCGGACTCGTCCCGCGCACCGCGGGCGAGCTGAGCGTGCTCGGGTTCGATCCGGCCCGGCAGGCGTCCGAGCTGCGCCGGCGCACCGCCCTGGTCTTCAGCAACCCGGACGCGCAGATCGTCATGCCGACCGTGGCCGAGGACGTCGCGTTCTCGCTGCGACCGGAGCGACTGCGCCCGGCCGAGGTGGACGCCCGCGTCGCGGCTGCGCTTGACCGGTTCGGGCTCGCCGCGCTCGCGGACCGGCCCTCGCACGACCTCTCCGGAGGCCAGAAGCAGCTCCTGGCGCTGTGCGGCGCGTTCGTCCGCCGTCCCGAACTGGTGATCGCCGACGAGCCGACCGCCTACCTCGACGCGCGCAACGCCCGCCGGATCGCGCACCACCTGTTCGAGGACGCCGACCACCGGCTGGTGCTGGTGACGCACGACCTCGCGCTGGCGGAGCGCTGCGACGCGGCGGTGCTGTTCGCCGGCGGCCGGGTCGTCGCCCTGGGCTCGCCCGCGGCCGTGATCGCCGAGTACGAGGAGCTGCTGCGGTGCTGAGCCTCTACCGGCCGGGCAGCGGGCCACTGCACCGGATGCCCGCGGGCCCCAAGACGATGCTGCTCCTCGCCCTCGTCCTCGCGGTGTCGCTGCTGCCGCCGGCGTGGTGGGCGGCGGCAGTCGCCGCCGCGGTGTGCGTCGCCGCGTACGCCGCCGCAGTACTCCGTGACGGGATGCTCGGGATGCGCGAGCTCGGCCGGCAGGTCTTCGCGGTGCGCTGGGTGGTGCTGATCACGGTGCTCGGGCAGCTGATCTTCCTGGGGCCGGAGCCGGCCGTCGCCAACACGACGCGGGTGACCGCCGCGATCGTGCTCGCCGGGCTTCTGGTGCTCACGACCCGCGTGACCGACCTGCTCGACGCGGTCGAGCGCGGCCTGTCGCCGCTGAGGGTGTTGCGGCTCGACCCGCAGCGCGCGGCGCTGCTGCTCACCGTGACGCTGAATACGGTTTCGGTGCTCGCGCGCCTCGCCCGCGACGTGCGCGAGGCGCAACGCGCCCGGGGCGCCCGCGGGGGCCTGCGAACCTTCGCCGTGCCGTTCCTGGTGGTGGCGCTCAAGCACGCAGACGAGCTCGGCGACGCCCTCACGGCGCGGGGCGTACGGTGAACGGGATGCCCGAGACCGCCGGACCCGGCCGCCCCGCCGTCCTCGGCCCGACGGTCGACGACGAGACGCGCTGCATCCACTACCGGACGCCGCTCGACGTGGTCGCGATCGAGTTCGCGTGCTGCCGCGAGTTCTACCCGTGCCACCTCTGCCACGCGGAGGCGGCCGGGCATCCCGCGCAGCAGTGGCCGGTGTCGGAGCGCGGCGAGCGCGCCATCCTGTGCGGCGTCTGCGGGCACCTGCTGACGATCGCCGAGTACCTGGACGCGGACGGCTGCCCCGCCTGCGCCGTGCCGTTCAACCCGGGCTGCGCGCTCCACGCGCACCTCTACTTCGAGGTGTGAGCCGCGCCGGCGCTGCACGATGTGGCGCACATCGTGACTGACGCGGCGTGAGAGCCGCGAGTTGGCGCACATCGTCGCTTCGCGCGCGATCTCACGGAGCCGGGAGGGCGTACTCGGAGCCGGAGCGGGTGCGCTCGACGAGACCCGCATCCACCAGGCGGCGCCGCAACGCCGCGGGGTCGCCGGTGAGGCCGGCCAGGCGCCCGGTCAGCTCGCGCTCGCCCAGCACCTCGGCCGGGCGCAGCGTGCGCTCGGCCACCCAGCGCAGCAGCTCGTCGCGGTCGGCGGCCGAGGAGGGGTAGCGGTCGATGCGGCCGTCGGCGTCGAGGAAGCGCTGCACGCCGGTCGGTCGTGACCGGCCGCCCGCGGCGAGCGCGGCGCGGATCCCCGACTCGGAGACCGCCGGGCCGTCCCCCGCGTCGGAGACGAGCCCCGCCGCCAGCAGCGTCTCGAGAGCGCGCCGCTCGCGGGCGCCCTCCCCGAGCGGCAGTCCGAGCGTTATGCGCGCGAACGCGGTGCGCGCCTCCTGGTTGGCGAGGGCGGCGAGCATCCGCCGCCAGTCGTTGTCGGCCATCCCGTCACCCTAGCCGCGGATCAATGCCGGGTGACGTTCCGATCCACCCAGTCCCGCAGCATCCCGAGGGGCGCGGCCGCACTCACGCCGAGTGCGGTGAGCGAGTACTGGACACGCGGCGGAACCTCCGGAAAGACCTCCCGGTCGACGAGACCGGCGTCTTCGAGCTTCTTCAACGTGGCAGACAGAACCTTAGGGCTGATCCCCTGCAGGCCCCGCCGGAGCTCGCCGAAGCGCAGTGGGCCGTCCTCGAGGAGCCCGATGGCGAGGGCGGACCACTTGTTGGCGAGCACGTCCAGCATCTCCCGGCATGGACACGCGGCCGCGTACACGTCGTTGCGGTCGCATGCGTCCGTCGCAAACTGTTCGGCAAGGAGCGTCATGGAGTCATCCTAGCCGCCGATATCCGAAGGGTATCGGCTCTGACCTGCATTTTCATGGTTACCGCGAGGTAACTTGGTGCCCTTGCGGGTAACCACGTCCCCTCGTGCATCCTGCCGTCATGACAGAGAAGAAGGACGTCAGGGCGGTCGGCCAGATCGCCGCGTTGCCGATCACGAACTCACGCAGCCTGGTGGCCACCACGATCCCCGCTCCCGTCCCGGGCCCCCGTGATGTCGTGGTCGAGGTCGCCGCGGTGTCCGTCAACCCGGTGGATGTGAAGCTGCGCGGCGGCGCCGAGCCCGACGGCGGCGTGCGCATCCTGGGTTTCGATGCGGCCGGGGTCGTGCGCGCGATCGGTGACGATGTGACACTCTTCCAACCGGGCGAAGCCGTGTACTACGCCGGGGCGATCGACCGCCCGGGAAGCAACGCCGCCGTTCAGGTGGTCGACGAGCGGATCGTCGCCCGAAAGCCCGCGACGCTGTCGATGACCGACGCCGCCGCCCTTCCCCTCACCGCTTTGACCGCGTGGGAGAGTCTGTTCGACAAGCTGCGCATCGAGGAGGAGGCGACAGGCACCCTGCTCATCGTCGGCGGCGCCGGCGGCGTCGGCTCGATGGCGATTCAGCTGGCGCGCGTCCTCCGGCCCGGCGTGCGGGTGATCGCCACCGCGTCGCGGCTCGAGAGCGAGGCCTGGGTTCGGCGGCTCGGTGCGCACGACGTCGTCGACCATCGCGGCGATCTGGCCGCCCAGGTCACGGACATCGCTCCCGACGGGATCGATTGGATCCTGACCACCAACTCGGCGGGACAGCTGCCGGTCTACGAAGCGATCCTCCGCCCGTTCGGGCAGATCGTCGCCATCGACGACCCCGACCACGTCGACGTGGTCGCGCTCAAGGCCAAGGCGCTCAGCTGGCACTGGGAGTTCATGTTCGCTCGCTCGCTCCACGGCGCGCGGGACATGATCCGCCAGCACGAGATCCTCGCCTCCGTCGCCCGGCTGGTCGATGCCGGCGAGGTGCGCACCACCGCGACCACCGTCCTTCGACCGATCGACGCGGCGACCCTCCGCGAGGCGCACGCCCTCGTCGAGAGCGGACACGTCATCGGAAAGGTCGTCGTCACCGACGAGCCGGCCGTCTGACACCAGCATCCCCCGAACTCCGGCACCGGCCGGGCACACGAAAGGAAACACCATGTCCATCACCCTCGCCCACGCTCAGCGCATCATCGCGGCCGCGGACGCCAAGGCCACCGAACTCGGTGTCCCGTCCTCGATCACGGTCCTCGACAGCGGCGCCCGAATGGTCGCCTCGATCCGCCAGGACGGAGCCCCGCTGATCTCGATCGAGTCGAGCTTCGCCAAGGCCCGCACCTCGATCTTCTTCGGCGGCGCGGCGTCCGGGGATCTGGCGCCCGCCATCCAGCCCGGCGCGCCGCTCTACACGCTCGCCGACGCCAGTGTCGAGCACCTCGCATTCATCGCTGGCGGCATTCCCCTCGTGGACGCGACGGGGACCCTCATCGGCGCCATCGGCTCCGGCGGCGGCACCCCCGAGCAGGACCTCGAGATCGCGACGGCGGCGCTCGCCGCGCTCTGATCCACCGCACGAGGATGGGGCACCCGCGCTGAGCGGGTGCCCCATCCTCGTGCGCCATCGACGGCCTCTCAGTGGTACCGCAGCGCCGACCATCGCGTGACGGACACGGACCTGACAAGGTCGGACCCGACGAGCGGGTCGTTCGAGACGAAGCCTGCGGCCGCATCCTCATCCGCGAACACAGCCATGGCGTGGCTGGCATCGGTGGTCCCGATCATCAGCAGCCGCCCGTCCGCTCCCATCCGGTCGGTGTTCGCCCGGTGAGCGCCGTACGCCTTCACCACCAGTTCCGTATCCTCCGGCCTCCAGCCGTACGCGACGACCCAGAGGTCGCGCCTCTCCGGCTCAGGATGCGAACCGGGCACCGAGTCCCCCATCGACGTCCCAACTCGCACCGGTGACGAACCCCGCCTCCGGTGAGACGAGGAAGGCTGCGACGGCAGCGACCTCCTCCGGCCGCCCGATCCGACCGAGCGGGTGGATGTCCTGAAGGTGCTGCCACGCCGCGTCGGCATCGGGCCGGTCCCGATACTGCTGCACCATCGGCGGTGTCTCGATGTAGCCGGGGCACACCGCGTTCACGCGGATCCCGTCCGGGGCGAGTTCCAGCGCCATGGACCGGGTCAACCCCAGCATGCCCGCCTTCGCCGCAGCGTACGGGAAGAGCCCGCGACGGGTCAGGCGGGCGTGGATGGACGCGATGTTCACCACGGCTCCGCGTCCGGTGGACCGCATCCCGGGGAGGGCAGCCCTGGTCATGAGCCACGCGGCCTTCAGGTCGACGGCCATCAGTGCGTCCCAGTCCGAGGATTCGAGGGTCTCCACCGTGGCCGGGCGTCCGACGCCCGCGTTGTTCACGAGGGCGGCGACCGGCCCGAGGGCCGCCTCCACCTCGGCGACGGCTTCCGGGATGCGCAGCTCGTCGCTCACATCGCACTGCACGAACCGGTGCGGTGCTCCGAGCCTGTCGGCGGCCGCCCTCCCGGTCTCCGCCGAGCGGCCCATCACGGCCACCCGCCAGCCCTGCCCCGCGAGGGTGGACGCGATGGCGAATCCGATGCCCTGGGTCCCGCCGGTGACGGCGGCGACGGGACCCTCCTCGTGGATCGTCATGCCCGAGCGGAATTGGTTGTCGCAGCGGACGCCTCCTGGGCCTCGATGTCGGCGAGCCGCTCGCGGAGCGCATCCCGGACGATGCGGAACGAGTCGCTGCCGGTGATCAGGCGCAGCGGCGCCGGCGACTGGTCGACCGTGGCGATGATGGCCGCCGCCACCTTCGCCGGGTCACTCACCGAGGGCAGTGCGGGGTTCTGGATGCCGCGGCTCATCGCCGCGGGCGTCCCGTCATAGGCCGCCATGGGCTCCGGCAGGCGGGACCCGCCGACGCGGAAACCCGTCGCCGCGCTTCCCGGCTCCACGATCGTGACACCGATCCCGAACGGGGCGAGGTCCTTCGCATTCGCCTCCATGAACCCTTCGACACCCCACTTGCTCGCGTGGTAGAGCGATGCACCCGGGTTCGTGGCCTGACCGCCGTAGGTGGAGAGCTGGATGATCCGGCCACCGCCCTGCTCCCGAAGGTGTGGCACCGCGGACCGGAGGATCTGGATCGGCCCGACCAGGTTCGTGCCGAGCTGGTGCTCGATCTGCTCATCCGTCAGCTCCTCGGCGGCGCCGAAGAGGCCGTAGCCTGCGTTGTTCACGATCACGTCGATCGTGCCGAGCTCCGCGAAGGCGCGCTCGACCACGGACCGGATCTGCGTCGTGTCGGTCACGTCCAGCTGGGCGGTCCAGATGCGGTCTCCGTAGCGCTCGACCAGATCGTCCAGGGCGGCCGTGTCGCGTGCGGTCGCCGCTACGCGATCGCCACGCTCGAGCAGTTGTTCGGTCATCAGCCGGCCGAATCCGCTGTTCGAACCGGTGATGAACCACGTGCGCTGAGCCATGTGTGTGTTTCCCTTCCGTGTGCCGGCCCCATCGGCCGGCGTCGGGATCCATGCTCGGCGGCCGCCGAAACCGCAGGAAGACCGGCCCGACACTGGTAGTCGGAGGGACAGGCTCGCGTTCCCTCCGACCGGGTTCCCCGGCCTACGCTGATCTGCATGGAGTCCCGCAACCTGCTCGGCGACTTCCTCCGCGCGCGCCGAGAACTCGTCCAGCCCGAGGATGTCGGCCTCACCGTCGGCCCACGCCGGCGCGTGCTCGGCCTGCGCAGGGAAGAAGTCGCCATGCTGGCCGGCATCAGCGCCGAGTACTACCTCCGGCTCGAACAGGGACGCGACAAGCACCCATCGGAGCAGGTCGTCGAAGCGCTGGCGCGCGCCCTCCAGCTCGACCATGAGGGACTCACCTACGCGCTCACCCTCGCCCGCTCGCGGACCGGGCCGACCAGACCCGCCGCCCGCCCCACGGAACGGGTTCCCGTCGGCACCCGGCTGCTCCTCGAGTCCATCAACGTGCCCGCGTTCGTGATGAACCGGTACCGCGACGTCGTGGCGTCCAACCCGCTCGCCGTCGCCCTGGAGCCGTCGCTCCACGTCGGAGCCAACCGGATCCTCTCGCTCTTCACCGATCCTCAGGTGCGCGCCTACCACCCGGACTGGAGCCAGAACACCGCGAGCGTCGTCGCGCAGCTTCGCGCCGACATCGGCGCCGATGACGACGACCCTCGCTTCCAGTCGCTCGTCGGCGAACTCTCCATGAAGAGCGAGCGGTTCCGCCAGCTGTGGGCCCGCCACGACGTCAAGGTGAACGGGTCCCCGAGCGGGCTGATCGACCATCCCGTCGTGGGCGAGCTGACCCTCCTCCGGCAGAAGTTCAGCATCGTCGGTGCAGACCGGCTGACCTTCGTCGCGTATCACGCCGAGCCGGGATCGGTGTCGGCGGAACGCCTCGCGATGCTCGCATCCCTCTCCGCGCCATCGCCGATCCCGGATGCCACCGAACGCACGCGCCCCGGGCGGGAGTGAGAGGACGACTCGCGCGAAAAGGGAGGATCCCCGGGGCGCGAGCGTCCCGGGGATCCTCCCTACTGCGTTGGTGTCAGCTGGTTACTTCAGCAGCCACTGCCCGATCCAGCCGAGCAGCCAGTTCCAGACCAGCTCCCACACCCAGTGGCCGTTGGCGTTGCCGTTCGCCACCTTCAGCGTGTCCCAGCCGATGACGGTGTTGGCGCTGTCCTGAACGTCGAGCTTGTGGTCTCCCTTGGCGAGCGGCTTCGGCAGCGTCAGGTGGAGGACGCCGTCCGCCGGCACCTGCACCCAGCCGTTGCCGACGCTCTGCGGGGTGGAGTACACCCACACCGAGACCCACTGGCCCGCGCGCTGCTTGCCGACCGTGATGTCGATCGGGTCGCCCGCGTGGTACGCCTTGTCCTTGAAGCCGACCTTGCCCTGGAGGGCCTTGGTCAGCTTCGACTCGGCCTGGGCGACCGGGTCGGACGTCGGCTTGCCGCCGGTCGGAGCGTCCGCGAC
It encodes the following:
- a CDS encoding helix-turn-helix transcriptional regulator; protein product: MESRNLLGDFLRARRELVQPEDVGLTVGPRRRVLGLRREEVAMLAGISAEYYLRLEQGRDKHPSEQVVEALARALQLDHEGLTYALTLARSRTGPTRPAARPTERVPVGTRLLLESINVPAFVMNRYRDVVASNPLAVALEPSLHVGANRILSLFTDPQVRAYHPDWSQNTASVVAQLRADIGADDDDPRFQSLVGELSMKSERFRQLWARHDVKVNGSPSGLIDHPVVGELTLLRQKFSIVGADRLTFVAYHAEPGSVSAERLAMLASLSAPSPIPDATERTRPGRE